The DNA region TGCCGCCACCGCCGCCACCGCCGCCGCCCACCCGGCTGCCGACGCCGATCGCCGCCCAGGTGTTGGCCACCGTGTTGTAGGTGTCGCTGCCCGCGCCCCACAGGTCGGCCGCGGCCTGGAGGGACTGGGTGCGCGCCGCCGCGTAGTTGGTGGTGGAGGTGAAGCGCTCGGTCAGCGACTTGTACCAGAGCTTCAGCGCGTTGGCCCGGCCGATGCCCGGCACCGACTGGCCGTCGTAGGTCGGGCTGTTGTAGCTGACGCCGCCGATCACCTTCGCGCCGCTGCCCTCGGACAGCAGGTAGAAGAAGTGGTTGGCCGGGCCGGAGGAGTAGTGCACGTCCAGGCCGCCCAGGCTGGAGGACCAGTAGTCCTTCGAGCCGCCGTCCTTGCTCGGCTGGTCCATGTAGCGCAGCGGCGAGCCGTCGCCGTTGATGTCGATCTTCTCGCCGATGAGGTAGTCGCCCGGGTCGGAGGCGTTGTTCGCGTAGAACTCCACGCCGGTGCCCATGATGTCCGAGGTCGCCTCGTTGAGGCCGCCGGACTCACCCGAGTAGTTCAGGCCCGCGGAGTTGGCGGTGACGCCGTGGCTCATCTCGTGGCCCGCGACGTCCAGCGCGGTGAGCGGATGGGCGTTGCCGCTGCCGTCGCCGTAGGTCATGCAGAAGCAGGAGTCGTCCCAGAAGGCGTTGACGTAGCTGTTGCCGTAGTGGGTGCGGGAGTAGGCGGCCCGGCCGTCGTTCGCGATGCCGTTGCGGCCGAAGGTGTTCTTGTAGTAGTCCCACGTCTCCTGCGCGCCGTACGCCGCGTCCACGCCGGCCGTCTGCGCGGTGGTGCCGTTGCCGTCGCCCCAGGTGTCGTCGGCGTCGGTGAACAGCGTCCCGGTGCCGGAGGTGGAGTGGTTGAGGTTGTACGTCTTGTGGCCGCCGCGGGTGTTGTCCAGCAGCTGGTAGGTGCTGCCCGACAGCGTGGTGCCGATGGTCACCTGGCCGCTGTACTCACTGTTGCCGACGCCGGTCTCGATGCCCTGGTAGGAGTAGAGCTTCTTGCCGGTGGCGGCGTCGGTGATCACGTGCAGCTGGTTGGGCGTGCCGTCGTCCTGGAACCCGCCGACCACCGACTCCCAGGCCAGCACGGGGGTGCCGGAAGCGGCCCAGACCACCTTGCGCGGCGCGCCGGCCGCGGCCGGGTCGGTCGCGCCCTGGGCCTTCGCCGTGGACAGCGCGGCGGCCTTCGCCGCGTCGGCGGAGGTGGCCGCGGTGGTGGTCGGCACCGAGATGACCGCGTTCGTCGCGCGGTCGACGCCGGTGGTGGCGCCGGCCGCGTCCCGCGCCACGACCAGGTCGCCGCCGAGCACCGGCAGGCCGGCGTAGGTGCGCTCGTAGCGGGTGTGGGTGGTGCCGTCGGCGTCCTGGACGACGTCCTTGACGACCAGCTTCTCCTGCGCCCCCAGGTGCAG from Actinacidiphila sp. DG2A-62 includes:
- a CDS encoding M4 family metallopeptidase, translating into MVAVAFPAGPAAASAPAGGTAASAAHVQPRAGALPASLSPAQHAALIAQAQSGTAAAASSLHLGAQEKLVVKDVVQDADGTTHTRYERTYAGLPVLGGDLVVARDAAGATTGVDRATNAVISVPTTTAATSADAAKAAALSTAKAQGATDPAAAGAPRKVVWAASGTPVLAWESVVGGFQDDGTPNQLHVITDAATGKKLYSYQGIETGVGNSEYSGQVTIGTTLSGSTYQLLDNTRGGHKTYNLNHSTSGTGTLFTDADDTWGDGNGTTAQTAGVDAAYGAQETWDYYKNTFGRNGIANDGRAAYSRTHYGNSYVNAFWDDSCFCMTYGDGSGNAHPLTALDVAGHEMSHGVTANSAGLNYSGESGGLNEATSDIMGTGVEFYANNASDPGDYLIGEKIDINGDGSPLRYMDQPSKDGGSKDYWSSSLGGLDVHYSSGPANHFFYLLSEGSGAKVIGGVSYNSPTYDGQSVPGIGRANALKLWYKSLTERFTSTTNYAAARTQSLQAAADLWGAGSDTYNTVANTWAAIGVGSRVGGGGGGGGGTCTAAQVLTNPGFESGSTGWSASSGVIDNSTGAPAHSGSYKAWLDGYGSTHTDTLSQSVTIPASCTSATFTFYLYVTTKETSTSTAYDKLTVAAGSTTLATYSNLNSSSGYVQKSINLSSYAGQTVTLKFTGTEDSSLATSFLVDDTALNVS